The following nucleotide sequence is from Longimicrobiales bacterium.
CAGTGGATGCCGGGCGGGCCTCCACTGCCTGCGGCACGACACCACCTGCTGGCCACCAGATCGCCCCTTCCCGGAGCACTTTTGGATCCGCGGTCTGTCGCAGTCTCGCGAGTTCCGAGCCGTGGCGACACATGACCAGCGCAGACACCGCGGCATCGAAGGCGTCCTCGCTGGAAGCGGCGATTTGAACCATCGACTGCGACATCTCCGGCAGCATCTCTCCGAGATATCGCATCCGGGCCCCGTGGTTGGACTTCACCACCGGGCCGGTGAGTAACCGTGGGTAAATCTCAACGACAAGGGGCGAGGCCGAAGAGTGGAACGGCCAGATCGAGAACCCCGCGGTGTGCAGGACTCCCAAGAATGGAAGCCCCCGGATCGATCCCGTGCCGACAGCCCCCGCGCCGCCGATCTGAAAGAAGCTCTTGGGCGTCGAGCCACCGACCCCCGCCGCTTCGTTTTCGGTGGCCCGGAAATGCTCCGACAGAACAGGCTTCTTCTTTCCCGGCCTGCCCCAGAGGGGAGGCTCGCAGGCTGCGAGCCAATCCTCACCTTCTTCGTGCGCTGCAGCCCAGAATGTCTCGACCGAATTCCACCCCCTGTCGAGTAGAAACCACTCCGGAGCGGAGAACGCGAAGTCGAGACCGACGATGAATTCCGGATCCTCCGCGGCCATTGCAATCAACTCATCAACGACCTCCACACGAGACCGTCCACCTTCGAGGCGGGTGAGTTGGCCCGCATGAGCCTCGGCGAGCCAGATCTTGGAAGCGGAGCCCGATCGGGCACCAGACCAGTCGATTGCGATGTATCTCATAGTCGGAGGGTGATCGGACGAGCAAAACACTGTTTATAGGTTCAGCGGTGGTGGCGGTGGAATAGGGGGGTACTGGGGTCTCGCCTGTGGAGAAAAGGGACCCGCCCGACCTACCAGAATTTTTCGGAGAACGGTGTTTCAGTGGGGTCGATGTGTGCCGACCGGCACAAGCACCGGCGCCTCCGGCGATGAAGGGAGGGTGACAGGAAAGGTCGATATCAGCCTCGAAAAGGTCCAGCACCTTGTATCCCGAGGCCATCCTCCACCAGAAGCGCTCTCGCAACGTACTGGCCGGATCGGACGCGCAAAACAAACAGTGCTGTAGGTCCGGTAAAATTGTGACAGCCGCTGAGTCAGGCTTCTTCAGATCTTCCCAAAACCGCGGCGATGACCGCCCCACCGATTCCGGTACGAACGATCTCTAGCAACCCATCCACTAGTGGGAGAATGGTCGTGGAGACGGTGGAATTGCCGTGAATAATTAAGTCTACACCAAACCAAACGAGGAAACCGACCATTCCTCCGATCTTGAAGCCCTGGGTGGCATTCTTGGCCCCCGACCACCCGATGCAGAGCGTGACCAGTGTAGCCAGTGAAGCGGTACCTAGTGCAACTGGCAACCAGAGAATTGCCTCTCGACCTACACCAAAAGCGGCAGCACCATTGGTTTCGTAGAAGCCAGTCATCGCCATGTAAAAGATTAGATAGCCGACGACGAACATGGTGATCCCGCCAACCACGACCCCAGTCACAACTTTCTTCGTGTCCATTCTGACCCTCCTTAAAGCAGTGAAACGGTCGGGGCCAGTCTACTTGCTCTAACCGCAGGACCGCAACTCATGACAAGCAGAACACTGCTAGGCAGCTAGGTGTGGCTGGGTGCCACGGAGGGGGCTAGTCGCCGTCTTCTAGGCCGGGAGGACTCTTTCAAGGGGGATCTTAAGTTCTCAGGGAGACGGCTATCTCCCGAGCCTTGTTGCGATTGAACTCGTCAGCCCGCCCACCCGCAGTGAAAATGTCTATGAGCCACCACAATAAGCCGATAACGATGAAACAGCTGAGATATTTCAGAATACCTAGCCCGATCTGACCAAAGTAAAAGCGATCAAGAGCAAATAGCGCCAATACTATCGCAATTCCACGGTCTTTTTTCTCAGAAGAGTATTGGGTCTGAAAAAT
It contains:
- a CDS encoding TM2 domain-containing protein, producing the protein MKAWLTLREDIGMADIGAHELREITSDLDDTSRVIFQTQYSSEKKDRGIAIVLALFALDRFYFGQIGLGILKYLSCFIVIGLLWWLIDIFTAGGRADEFNRNKAREIAVSLRT